One stretch of Armigeres subalbatus isolate Guangzhou_Male chromosome 2, GZ_Asu_2, whole genome shotgun sequence DNA includes these proteins:
- the LOC134217049 gene encoding general odorant-binding protein 56d-like encodes MKCLVLMVLLAVGSQAFFTEEQHEAAKKLTVACQTEIGEGLPDNVGDRFRAGDLTLTDDKSKCFMKCVFVKVGFIDDAGTVNKEVLMKKLSLGNGQTKSATFAEKCNSFEGANGCEKAHGLFECYWNNKAIFA; translated from the exons ATGAAGTGCTTGGTATTGATGGTCCTTTTGGCCGTTGGATCTCAG GCCTTTTTCACCGAGGAGCAACACGAAGCGGCCAAGAAGCTGACGGTGGCTTGCCAAACCGAGATCGGCGAAGGACTTCCGGACAATGTGGGCGATCGATTCCGCGCCGGAGATCTCACGCTCACCGATGACAAGAGCAAGTGCTTCATGAAGTGCGTGTTTGTCAAGGTAGGATTCATCGATGATGCCGGAACGGTCAACAAGGAAGTTTTGATGAAAAAGTTGAGCCTGGGAAATGGCCAGACAAAGTCGGCAACTTTTGCTGAAAAGTGCAATTCATTTGAGGGTGCCAATGGATGCGAAAAGGCGCACGGGTTGTTTGAGTGTTATTGGAACAATAAGGCGATTTTCGCATGA